The following coding sequences are from one Musa acuminata AAA Group cultivar baxijiao chromosome BXJ1-6, Cavendish_Baxijiao_AAA, whole genome shotgun sequence window:
- the LOC135586125 gene encoding serine/threonine protein phosphatase 2A 57 kDa regulatory subunit B' beta isoform-like isoform X2 has translation MLNRIIKRGGPKLPKTDANEPPAVVVGHVSRPAAGCDTSSVPSIEALPLFRDVPAGERQSLFIRKLRLCAVVFDFSDMITLRCAREREVKRRNLAELIDFVQSSSDRLAEPVQEELVRTIATNIFRCLPPAAHENTGSEAAAAAAAAADPEEENIFLDPAWPHLQLVYELLLRYVVSSDTDAKVAKRFIDHAFVLRVLDLFDSGDPREREYLKTILHRIYGKFMVHRPFIRKAISNIFYRFIFETEQHSGIGELLDILGSIINGFALPMKEEHKLFLVRVLIPLHKTKPAGVYHHQLAYCTTQFVEKDCKLAYTVIRGLLKYWPVTNCQKELLFLGELEEVLETTQPTEFQQCMVPLFKQISRCLNSSHFQLFGARKFNIYIVPQVTSQTLPLKLLNGLSIFGTTITSSA, from the exons atgttgaataGGATCATCAAGCGGGGGGGCCCCAAGCTCCCCAAAACCGACGCCAACGAGCCGCCTGCCGTCGTCGTCGGCCACGTCTCCCGCCCCGCCGCGGGCTGTGACACCTCCTCCGTCCCCTCGATCGAGGCTCTCCCACTCTTCCGTGACGTCCCCGCGGGGGAGCGGCAATCCCTCTTCATCCGTAAGCTCCGGTTGTGTGCCGTCGTCTTCGACTTCTCCGACATGATCACCCTCCGCTGCGCCCGTGAGCGGGAGGTCAAGCGGCGGAACCTCGCGGAGCTTATTGACTTCGTCCAGTCCAGCTCCGACCGCCTCGCCGAGCCTGTGCAGGAGGAGCTGGTCCGCACCATCGCCACCAACATCTTCCGCTGCCTGCCCCCGGCCGCCCACGAGAACACCGGCTCcgaggccgccgccgccgccgccgccgccgccgatccCGAGGAAGAGAACATCTTTCTCGACCCCGCCTGGCCCCACCTCCAGCTTGTCTACGAGCTTCTCCTCCGCTACGTCGTCTCCTCCGACACGGACGCCAAGGTCGCCAAGCGCTTCATCGACCACGCCTTCGTGCTTCGCGTCCTCGACCTCTTCGACTCTGGGGACCCTCGCGAGCGCGAGTATCTCAAGACCATCCTCCACCGCATCTACGGCAAGTTCATGGTCCACCGCCCCTTCATCCGCAAGGCTATCAGCAACATCTTCTACCGGTTCATCTTCGAGACGGAGCAGCACAGCGGCATCGGTGAGCTGTTGGATATCCTCGGCAGCATCATCAACGGGTTCGCACTGCCCATGAAGGAGGAGCACAAGCTGTTCCTCGTGCGGGTGCTCATTCCCCTGCACAAGACGAAGCCGGCAGGGGTTTACCACCATCAGCTCGCCTACTGCACAACGCAGTTCGTGGAGAAGGACTGCAAGCTTGCGTACACTGTGATCCGAGGGCTGTTGAAGTATTGGCCAGTGACCAACTGCCAGAAGGAGTTGCTGTTCCTCGGGGAGTTGGAGGAGGTACTGGAGACCACGCAGCCCACAGAGTTCCAGCAGTGTATGGTTCCGTTGTTCAAGCAGATCTCCCGCTGCCTCAATAGCTCTCACTTCCAG ttATTCGGAGCAAGAAAGTTCAATATATATATTGTGCCGCAAGTAACATCTCAGACATTGCCTCTAAA GTTGCTGAACGGGCTCTCTATCTTTGGAACAACGATCACATCGTCAGCTTGA
- the LOC135586125 gene encoding serine/threonine protein phosphatase 2A 57 kDa regulatory subunit B' beta isoform-like isoform X1, translating into MLNRIIKRGGPKLPKTDANEPPAVVVGHVSRPAAGCDTSSVPSIEALPLFRDVPAGERQSLFIRKLRLCAVVFDFSDMITLRCAREREVKRRNLAELIDFVQSSSDRLAEPVQEELVRTIATNIFRCLPPAAHENTGSEAAAAAAAAADPEEENIFLDPAWPHLQLVYELLLRYVVSSDTDAKVAKRFIDHAFVLRVLDLFDSGDPREREYLKTILHRIYGKFMVHRPFIRKAISNIFYRFIFETEQHSGIGELLDILGSIINGFALPMKEEHKLFLVRVLIPLHKTKPAGVYHHQLAYCTTQFVEKDCKLAYTVIRGLLKYWPVTNCQKELLFLGELEEVLETTQPTEFQQCMVPLFKQISRCLNSSHFQVAERALYLWNNDHIVSLISQNCSIILPVIFEALEKNMQSHWNQAIHGLTANVRKMFQDMDGDLFEDCRQQYIERVASAKTLEEERELAWRQLEAVVAAKAAGEAIILVN; encoded by the exons atgttgaataGGATCATCAAGCGGGGGGGCCCCAAGCTCCCCAAAACCGACGCCAACGAGCCGCCTGCCGTCGTCGTCGGCCACGTCTCCCGCCCCGCCGCGGGCTGTGACACCTCCTCCGTCCCCTCGATCGAGGCTCTCCCACTCTTCCGTGACGTCCCCGCGGGGGAGCGGCAATCCCTCTTCATCCGTAAGCTCCGGTTGTGTGCCGTCGTCTTCGACTTCTCCGACATGATCACCCTCCGCTGCGCCCGTGAGCGGGAGGTCAAGCGGCGGAACCTCGCGGAGCTTATTGACTTCGTCCAGTCCAGCTCCGACCGCCTCGCCGAGCCTGTGCAGGAGGAGCTGGTCCGCACCATCGCCACCAACATCTTCCGCTGCCTGCCCCCGGCCGCCCACGAGAACACCGGCTCcgaggccgccgccgccgccgccgccgccgccgatccCGAGGAAGAGAACATCTTTCTCGACCCCGCCTGGCCCCACCTCCAGCTTGTCTACGAGCTTCTCCTCCGCTACGTCGTCTCCTCCGACACGGACGCCAAGGTCGCCAAGCGCTTCATCGACCACGCCTTCGTGCTTCGCGTCCTCGACCTCTTCGACTCTGGGGACCCTCGCGAGCGCGAGTATCTCAAGACCATCCTCCACCGCATCTACGGCAAGTTCATGGTCCACCGCCCCTTCATCCGCAAGGCTATCAGCAACATCTTCTACCGGTTCATCTTCGAGACGGAGCAGCACAGCGGCATCGGTGAGCTGTTGGATATCCTCGGCAGCATCATCAACGGGTTCGCACTGCCCATGAAGGAGGAGCACAAGCTGTTCCTCGTGCGGGTGCTCATTCCCCTGCACAAGACGAAGCCGGCAGGGGTTTACCACCATCAGCTCGCCTACTGCACAACGCAGTTCGTGGAGAAGGACTGCAAGCTTGCGTACACTGTGATCCGAGGGCTGTTGAAGTATTGGCCAGTGACCAACTGCCAGAAGGAGTTGCTGTTCCTCGGGGAGTTGGAGGAGGTACTGGAGACCACGCAGCCCACAGAGTTCCAGCAGTGTATGGTTCCGTTGTTCAAGCAGATCTCCCGCTGCCTCAATAGCTCTCACTTCCAG GTTGCTGAACGGGCTCTCTATCTTTGGAACAACGATCACATCGTCAGCTTGATCTCGCAAAACTGCAGTATCATTTTGCCAGTCATATTCGAAGCACTGGAGAAGAACATGCAGAGCCACTGGAACCAAGCAATTCATGGCCTAACCGCAAATGTCCGAAAGATGTTTCAAGACATGGATGGTGATCTTTTTGAGGATTGCCGACAGCAGTATATAGAGAGAGTAGCAAGTGCCAAAACCTTGGAAGAAGAACGAGAGCTGGCATGGAGACAACTAGAAGCTGTAGTTGCAGCCAAAGCTGCTGGAGAAGCAATCATTCTTGTCAATTAG